A region of Melitaea cinxia chromosome 15, ilMelCinx1.1, whole genome shotgun sequence DNA encodes the following proteins:
- the LOC123660556 gene encoding uncharacterized protein LOC123660556, protein MRDTGKGCVQGSIGGPILWNLLLDPLLQEMEAKGDYAQAFADDVVLLFEGETALEIERRANAALERVRAWGQSNKLRFAPHKTNAMLVTRKLKYDTPRLRMGGIDVVLLSEIKLLGVVIDHKLTFNAHVANVCKRAVAFYHQLARAARASWGLHPEVIRTIYRAVVEPVILYAAAVWSPAVSKLGIRKQLNVVQRGFAQKLCRAYRTTSLNSALLLAGILPLDLRVREAATLYEARRGVPQRVIGDREVERMSSALRSPHPACHVDLEFKCLVDREQFIANSEHEVNIFTDGSKIEGKVGAALSVWTGAAEARTLKLALPSYCTVYQAELLAICRAARMAADNLAGSVGIYSDSLSALLTLKNPKALHPLAVEAREHLRRALLQDKHIELFWIKAHAGLEGNERADHLAKEAALKSKRAFDYDSCPVSFIKRSIRMQSLDEWNQRYRAGETAGVTRVFFPDATAAHRIIGKIKVDRFVTQVLTGHGGFSEYLYRFKCKESPSCVCDPECSESVLHVLLDCPALAYERLRVECQLGIKLSKNILPKLLEEENSRKLFLQFCKEIAVLVNNRNRT, encoded by the coding sequence ATGAGAGATACTGGGAAGGGCTGCGTGCAGGGGTCTATCGGTGGGCCGATATTGTGGAACCTGCTCCTGGATCCACTGCTCCAGGAGATGGAGGCCAAAGGCGACTACGCGCAGGCCTTCGCCGACGATGTGGTGTTGCTGTTTGAGGGTGAGACGGCCCTCGAGATCGAACGGCGAGCCAATGCCGCCCTCGAACGCGTGAGGGCGTGGGGCCAGTCAAATAAACTTCGGTTTGCGCCTCACAAGACCAATGCTATGCTTGTGACGCGCAAACTGAAGTATGACACCCCACGTCTTCGCATGGGCGGGATCGACGTTGTCTTGTTGAGCGAAATCAAGCTGCTGGGGGTCGTCATAGACCATAAACTAACCTTCAACGCCCACGTCGCGAACGTCTGCAAACGCGCGGTCGCCTTCTACCACCAGCTGGCCCGAGCGGCTAGGGCCAGCTGGGGTCTCCATCCTGAAGTGATCCGCACTATTTACAGAGCGGTGGTCGAACCTGTGATCTTGTATGCGGCCGCCGTCTGGTCGCCGGCCGTGTCTAAGCTCGGTATACGCAAACAGCTGAACGTGGTCCAACGGGGCTTCGCACAGAAGCTTTGCAGGGCATACCGAACCACCTCCCTGAACTCCGCACTGTTGCTCGCTGGAATACTCCCCCTCGACCTCCGCGTTCGCGAAGCGGCGACTTTATACGAGGCGCGGAGGGGGGTGCCCCAGCGGGTGATAGGGGATCGGGAGGTGGAGCGGATGTCCTCGGCTCTGCGGTCTCCGCATCCCGCCTGTCATGTCGACCTCGAGTTCAAGTGCCTGGTCGACCGAGAACAGTTCATTGCAAATAGCGAACACGAAGTTAACATCTTTACGGACGGCAGCAAGATTGAGGGCAAGGTGGGGGCAGCCCTGTCCGTATGGACTGGCGCCGCCGAAGCTAGAACCCTCAAGCTTGCTTTGCCGTCCTATTGCACGGTGTACCAGGCGGAACTCTTGGCGATATGCCGGGCGGCGCGGATGGCCGCAGACAACTTGGCCGGATCAGTCGGGATATACTCTGACTCCCTGTCGGCACTGCTCACACTCAAGAATCCAAAAGCCCTCCATCCCCTGGCCGTAGAGGCAAGGGAACACCTGCGAAGGGCTCTGCTCCAGGACAAACATATAGAATTGTTCTGGATCAAAGCCCACGCAGGGCTAGAGGGGAACGAGCGTGCCGACCATctggccaaggaggctgcgctgaaGTCCAAACGCGCGTTTGACTACGACAGCTGCCCGGTTTCGTTCATCAAGCGGAGCATTCGCATGCAGTCGCTTGATGAATGGAACCAGCGGTATCGGGCCGGCGAAACGGCTGGCGTCACCAGGGTCTTCTTCCCTGACGCGACGGCCGCACACAGGATCATAGGTAAAATAAAGGTGGACAGGTTTGTCACTCAGGTGTTGACGGGGCACGGCGGATTCTCCGAGTACTTGTACCGCTTCAAGTGCAAGGAGAGTCCatcgtgcgtctgcgaccctgaGTGTTCGGAATCTGTCCTCCACGTCCTCCTGGACTGCCCAGCCCTGGCTTACGAGAGACTGCGTGTCGAGTGTCAATTGGGAATAAAACTGAGCAAAAATATATTACCAAAACTATTAGAAGAAGAAAATAGCAGAAAACTGTTCCTGCAGTTTTGCAAAGAAATTGCTGTActtgtaaataatagaaataggacttaa